In a single window of the bacterium genome:
- a CDS encoding 30S ribosomal protein S1 has product MTVEEKSSINEGTKEVAPDVTEDAVDTGEELAHDDSDDSEDFARLYEESIRDLREREVVTGTVVGISQDGVLVDVGYKSEGIIPKVQFLDENGELTIEEGDTVEVFLEKKEDSEGLIYLSKEKADKMKVWNDIGQSHEDNKPIRGRIISRIKGGLTVDIGVRAFLPGSQVDIRPIRNLDRLVGEEFFFKIIKFNPRRGNVVLSRRVLLEEEREGKKEETLKVLEEGSVMEGIVKNITDYGAFIDLGGIDGLLHITDLSWGRLQHPSEMLTVGDSVQVKVLKYDKEKERVSLGMKQLSDDPWAGVPDRYPVGARVTGKVMSVTDYGAFIKLEDGVEGLVHISEMTWNRKIKHPSKIVEIGDTVEAEVLSIDTDSRRISLGMKQIEPNPWDIVSDNYPLGSIIEGKVRTLTDFGAFIGLEEGIDGLIHVSDMSWTQKINHPSEVIKKGDTVKAVVLSVDKGRERLSLGLKQLSDNPWEELQKKIPSGSIVQGRVVNHADFGTFVELMEGVEGLIHISELEIDDGQKPEEVYPPNTEVTVKILNIDPEERKVSLSMTAVKDGGQAPHYTSYINSNSGGGTLGDILGASLAAISTDTGGPAVKKIAETVEETVEEEASASTDVSADADTKADKEDAVAREADVSETGEDDGPDDVEARDEDD; this is encoded by the coding sequence ATGACAGTCGAAGAAAAGAGTTCCATAAATGAGGGGACAAAGGAAGTAGCTCCAGATGTTACCGAGGACGCCGTGGACACCGGTGAAGAACTGGCACACGACGATTCCGATGATTCCGAGGATTTTGCCAGACTCTATGAGGAGAGCATCAGGGATCTGAGAGAGCGGGAAGTTGTTACCGGCACCGTCGTGGGGATCTCCCAGGACGGTGTGCTGGTTGATGTGGGATACAAATCGGAAGGGATTATTCCCAAAGTTCAGTTCCTCGACGAAAATGGAGAGCTGACCATCGAAGAGGGCGACACGGTTGAAGTTTTCCTCGAGAAAAAGGAAGATTCCGAAGGCCTGATCTACCTGTCCAAGGAGAAGGCCGACAAAATGAAGGTCTGGAACGACATCGGCCAGTCCCACGAGGACAACAAGCCGATCCGCGGCAGGATCATCAGCCGCATCAAGGGCGGTTTAACGGTCGATATCGGTGTCAGGGCTTTCCTGCCGGGATCACAGGTCGATATCAGGCCAATCCGCAACCTCGACCGGCTCGTTGGCGAGGAGTTTTTCTTCAAGATCATCAAGTTCAACCCCAGGCGCGGCAACGTCGTTCTTTCCAGACGTGTGCTTCTCGAGGAGGAAAGGGAGGGCAAGAAGGAGGAGACCCTCAAGGTTCTCGAGGAAGGCTCGGTCATGGAAGGCATTGTCAAGAACATCACCGATTACGGTGCCTTCATCGACCTTGGCGGTATTGATGGCCTGCTTCACATCACCGACCTGTCGTGGGGGCGGCTGCAGCACCCCTCCGAGATGCTCACAGTGGGTGACAGTGTCCAGGTCAAGGTCCTCAAGTATGATAAGGAGAAAGAGCGGGTCTCCCTCGGGATGAAGCAGCTTTCCGATGATCCGTGGGCGGGCGTTCCGGACCGTTACCCGGTCGGCGCAAGGGTGACCGGAAAGGTCATGAGCGTTACGGATTACGGCGCCTTTATCAAGCTGGAGGACGGCGTAGAGGGCCTTGTCCACATCAGCGAGATGACCTGGAACCGGAAGATCAAGCACCCTTCCAAGATCGTCGAGATAGGCGACACCGTGGAAGCCGAGGTCCTGAGCATCGACACCGATAGCCGCCGCATATCCCTCGGCATGAAACAGATCGAGCCCAACCCATGGGACATCGTTTCAGACAACTATCCCCTGGGCAGCATTATCGAGGGCAAGGTCAGAACCCTGACAGATTTCGGGGCCTTCATTGGACTAGAGGAGGGGATCGACGGACTCATTCATGTCAGCGACATGTCCTGGACACAGAAGATCAACCATCCATCAGAGGTCATCAAGAAGGGTGACACCGTCAAGGCCGTTGTGCTCAGCGTAGACAAGGGCAGGGAGCGGCTGTCTCTCGGACTCAAGCAGCTCTCGGATAACCCCTGGGAAGAACTCCAGAAAAAGATCCCCTCCGGTTCCATCGTTCAGGGCAGGGTGGTCAATCACGCGGATTTCGGTACCTTCGTGGAACTTATGGAAGGTGTCGAGGGGCTCATTCACATCTCCGAACTTGAGATCGACGACGGGCAGAAACCGGAGGAGGTCTACCCCCCGAATACCGAGGTCACGGTGAAGATCCTCAACATCGACCCGGAGGAGAGGAAGGTCAGCCTGAGCATGACCGCCGTCAAGGATGGCGGCCAGGCTCCTCACTATACCTCCTATATCAACAGCAATAGCGGTGGAGGCACCCTCGGTGACATCCTTGGTGCGTCTCTTGCGGCTATCTCAACCGATACCGGTGGACCGGCTGTGAAGAAGATTGCCGAGACTGTTGAGGAAACGGTCGAGGAGGAAGCTTCCGCCTCCACTGACGTGTCCGCTGATGCTGACACCAAAGCTGACAAAGAGGATGCCGTTGCCCGAGAAGCCGATGTTTCCGAAACCGGGGAGGATGACGGGCCCGATGATGTTGAAGCCCGGGATGAGGATGACTAG